In Edaphobacter paludis, a single window of DNA contains:
- a CDS encoding O-acetyl-ADP-ribose deacetylase, translating into MARMEVVRGDITQLAVDAIVNAANNSLLGGGGVDGAIHRAAGKELLRACEKLHGCATGSAKATSGFDLPAKWIFHAVGPVWSGGSHGEADLLAGCYRRCMELAGEHNAKSIAFPAISTGIYRFPLQQAAEIAVHTVRQHLQSSDVDRVIFCCFDDATVEVYQKIV; encoded by the coding sequence ATGGCACGAATGGAAGTCGTTCGCGGAGACATTACACAGCTTGCCGTCGACGCAATCGTAAACGCGGCCAACAACTCCCTGCTCGGCGGAGGCGGGGTCGACGGCGCAATTCACAGGGCAGCGGGTAAGGAACTTCTCAGAGCGTGCGAAAAGCTCCACGGCTGCGCAACCGGTTCGGCCAAGGCCACGTCTGGCTTCGATCTCCCGGCAAAGTGGATCTTCCATGCCGTGGGTCCGGTCTGGAGCGGCGGCTCCCACGGCGAAGCCGACCTGCTGGCGGGCTGCTACCGCCGCTGCATGGAGCTAGCCGGCGAGCACAACGCGAAGTCCATCGCATTCCCGGCGATCTCGACCGGCATCTATCGCTTCCCCCTTCAGCAGGCAGCGGAGATCGCCGTCCACACAGTTCGCCAGCATCTGCAAAGCAGCGACGTAGACCGGGTAATTTTCTGCTGCTTCGACGATGCAACGGTTGAGGTCTACCAGAAAATCGTTTAG
- a CDS encoding sodium:proton antiporter produces MTLFALLSVIVCLAALFGLVSNRFLRLPPTIGTLALSVVAVSILTVLGKHLPGIQDFATKLVQSIDFNAIVLHGMLAFLLFAGALHLDLGRLKKQAFPVAALSVVGTILATLFVAGLLWLILHLCRMAADVPTCLIFGALISPTDPVAVLEMLRRVKAPAEVQTLLGGESLFNDGVGAVLFLALLEASGPHGMPSLSRFSILFLLEAGGGLALGLIAGYAVSRLIRLSDDYTLRTLLTLALAMGGYALADALHLSAPLEAVAAGLMVSYRAHAVSTPVRQEVADFWALLDDMLNVVLFLLLGFAMILVPFSTRLFVAGLLTIPAVLLARAASVAVVLFPLRRYVDRFGALCAVLTWGGLRGALSVALVLTLAHRAGAIELLSITYTVVVFSVLAQGLTMVPLLRRLGYARTQV; encoded by the coding sequence TTGACCCTCTTTGCCCTGCTTAGCGTGATCGTCTGCCTCGCCGCGCTCTTCGGTCTGGTGAGCAACCGCTTCCTGCGCCTTCCTCCTACCATCGGCACGCTCGCTCTCTCGGTTGTCGCCGTCTCCATCCTCACCGTACTCGGCAAACACCTTCCCGGCATCCAGGACTTCGCCACGAAGCTTGTTCAGTCCATCGATTTCAACGCCATCGTTTTGCACGGGATGCTTGCCTTCCTGCTCTTCGCGGGTGCCCTGCATCTCGATCTCGGGCGTCTGAAGAAACAGGCTTTCCCAGTCGCCGCGCTCTCGGTAGTCGGCACTATACTTGCCACCCTCTTCGTTGCAGGCCTACTCTGGCTGATCCTGCACCTCTGCCGCATGGCTGCCGACGTCCCGACCTGCCTCATCTTCGGCGCACTCATCTCGCCCACCGACCCCGTCGCTGTGCTCGAAATGCTGCGCCGCGTCAAAGCCCCCGCCGAGGTGCAAACCCTGCTCGGCGGCGAATCGCTCTTCAACGATGGCGTCGGCGCCGTCCTCTTCCTTGCGCTCCTCGAGGCATCCGGCCCACATGGAATGCCTTCTCTCTCGCGTTTTTCCATCCTGTTCCTACTCGAAGCCGGTGGTGGTCTCGCGCTGGGGCTCATCGCAGGGTACGCCGTCTCGCGCCTGATTCGCCTAAGCGACGACTACACTCTTCGCACCCTGCTCACCCTCGCCCTGGCCATGGGCGGATACGCTCTTGCGGACGCACTGCACCTCTCCGCGCCGCTCGAAGCCGTCGCCGCTGGCCTCATGGTCAGCTACCGCGCACATGCCGTTTCCACACCTGTCCGGCAGGAAGTTGCTGATTTCTGGGCTCTACTCGATGACATGCTCAATGTCGTTCTGTTCCTTCTGCTCGGGTTCGCCATGATCTTGGTGCCCTTCTCAACGCGCCTCTTCGTCGCTGGCCTGCTGACCATTCCTGCCGTTCTGCTGGCGCGCGCAGCATCGGTCGCGGTCGTCCTGTTCCCTCTCCGCCGCTATGTAGACCGCTTCGGAGCCCTGTGCGCCGTGCTTACCTGGGGAGGGCTCCGCGGCGCGCTTTCCGTCGCCCTCGTCCTGACGTTGGCGCATCGCGCCGGGGCAATCGAACTGCTGTCGATCACCTACACCGTTGTCGTATTCTCTGTCCTCG